One genomic region from Bacillus aquiflavi encodes:
- a CDS encoding ABC transporter permease, whose translation MKRDVEPRIYLSTVKKRLVELAIWTFLLFTSLVPFLTMGAISFIKAYGLPFKLENLSMKNYQYLLFSDPKTLSALGNSFKLASFTMIVCLIAGTIIAYLRYKKPNILTKITELFVTIPYALPGTVFALCMIFAWMQPIRGWNPGIYGSIWILFIAYVTRFLILQVRGSYAALLQVDPSIEEAARTTGAKGWVKWRNILLPLILPGLIGGAFL comes from the coding sequence AAGAGATGTTGAGCCAAGAATTTACCTTTCGACAGTAAAGAAACGATTAGTTGAACTTGCAATTTGGACATTTTTACTCTTTACAAGCTTAGTTCCATTTTTGACGATGGGAGCCATCTCTTTTATTAAAGCATATGGGTTGCCGTTTAAACTAGAAAACTTATCAATGAAAAACTACCAATATTTATTGTTTTCTGATCCAAAAACATTATCGGCGTTAGGAAATAGTTTTAAATTAGCCTCTTTTACAATGATTGTTTGTTTAATTGCTGGTACGATTATCGCTTATTTACGGTATAAAAAGCCGAATATTTTAACAAAAATAACTGAATTATTTGTGACGATTCCTTATGCATTACCGGGAACGGTGTTTGCACTTTGTATGATTTTCGCATGGATGCAGCCGATTCGCGGATGGAATCCAGGAATATACGGCTCTATTTGGATATTATTTATTGCTTATGTCACAAGATTTTTAATTTTACAAGTAAGGGGAAGTTATGCTGCTTTATTACAAGTTGATCCATCTATTGAGGAAGCGGCTAGAACAACGGGCGCAAAAGGATGGGTTAAATGGAGGAATATTCTTTTGCCGTTAATATTGCCTGGTTTAATTGGAGGAGCTTTTTTATAG